Proteins found in one Salvia splendens isolate huo1 chromosome 10, SspV2, whole genome shotgun sequence genomic segment:
- the LOC121753299 gene encoding rosmarinate synthase-like has translation MKIDITDSTMVRPAAETPGGSVWLSNLDLLSPANYHTLSVHFYPHDGSANFFDAAALKEALGGALVVFYPYAGRLKLNENNRLEIDCNGEGVLLVEAESDGALEELGDFAPRPDLNLIPKVDYAKGISTYPLMLFQLTRFKCGGVGLGVANEHHLSDGVSALHFINTWAHFARGATAPSPPPVFDRSSLSARNPPQPKFRHSEYQPPPTLPVPLEHTEIAYSKYKVTREQLTALKAKCRPADESERPWSTFEVLAGHIWRCVCAARGLPAEQETKLHIPFDGRAKLGLPKGYFGNAIFFATPIATCGEIETNSLSYAVRRVGDSIMRLDEEYLKSSLDFLEQQEDISKLAQGAHSFRCPNLWVISWVRLPVYEPDFGWGKAVYMGPWAAPFEGKSYLLPNPDNDGSLFVAITLHTQHMDRFQKLFYEI, from the exons ATGAAGATCGATATCACAGACTCGACAATGGTGCGGCCGGCGGCGGAGACGCCGGGCGGCAGCGTGTGGCTGTCCAATCTGGACTTGCTATCGCCGGCCAATTACCACACGCTCAGCGTGCATTTCTACCCCCACGACGGCTCGGCCAACTTCTTCGACGCGGCGGCGCTGAAGGAGGCGCTCGGCGGCGCCCTAGTTGTGTTCTACCCTTACGCTGGGCGGCTGAAGCTGAACGAGAATAACCGCCTGGAGATCGACTGCAACGGCGAGGGAGTGCTGCTGGTGGAGGCGGAGAGCGACGGCGCGTTGGAGGAGCTGGGCGACTTCGCCCCCCGCCCCGATCTCAACCTTATCCCCAAAGTCGATTACGCCAAGGGAATTTCCACCTATCCGCTCATGCTTTTTCAG CTGACCCGCTTCAAATGCGGTGGCGTCGGCTTAGGAGTCGCAAACGAGCACCACTTATCCGACGGCGTCTCCGCCCTCCACTTCATCAACACATGGGCACACTTTGCCCGTGGCGCCACCGCCCCGTCACCCCCGCCCGTCTTCGACCGCAGCTCCCTCTCTGCCCGGAACCCCCCTCAGCCGAAATTCAGGCACTCGGAGTACCAGCCCCCTCCCACCCTCCCAGTCCCGCTCGAGCACACCGAGATCGCCTACTCCAAGTACAAGGTGACCCGGGAGCAGCTCACAGCCCTGAAAGCCAAGTGCAGGCCCGCGGACGAGTCGGAGAGGCCGTGGAGCACGTTCGAGGTCCTGGCGGGCCACATCTGGCGGTGCGTGTGCGCGGCCCGGGGGCTCCCCGCGGAGCAGGAGACGAAGCTCCACATCCCCTTCGACGGGCGGGCGAAGCTGGGGCTGCCGAAGGGGTACTTCGGGAACGCGATCTTCTTCGCCACGCCCATCGCGACGTGCGGGGAGATCGAGACGAACTCGCTGTCGTACGCGGTGAGGAGAGTAGGAGACTCGATCATGAGGCTGGACGAGGAGTACCTGAAGTCGTCGCTGGATTTCTTGGAGCAGCAGGAGGATATAAGCAAGCTGGCGCAGGGGGCGCACAGCTTCAGGTGCCCCAATCTGTGGGTCATCAGCTGGGTCAGGCTGCCCGTTTACGAGCCCGATTTCGGGTGGGGGAAGGCGGTGTATATGGGGCCATGggcggcgccatttgaagggaAGAGCTATCTGCTGCCCAATCCTGATAACGACGGCAGCTTGTTCGTTGCGATCACGCTGCATACGCAGCATATGGACCGCTTTCAGAAGTTGTTTTATGAGATTTAA